The Rhodocytophaga rosea genome has a segment encoding these proteins:
- a CDS encoding peptidylprolyl isomerase yields the protein MALIGKIKEKSGWAIGLIAISLGLFVVGGDILGPNSVILGNNSQDVGEIAGEDISIKEYSQELEVMKYNYTNNTGKNPTEEEMAGLREQAWNQLIEKIAYQKQYEKLGLAVSDDELEDMVQGDNVHPAVKQAFTNPATNQFDKSLVINYLKGIDTLPAQQQAAWINFENQLGPQRLRTKYENLLSLSSYVTKEEAKRDYVSQTAKADVKFLYVPFFSIPDSTIKVTDAQLEDYLNRNRDKYEGEETRTIEYVTFPVLPSAQDSAFFYDEIKNLAKGLASAQDDSTFAKTNTDVPADGGYVTLSEIPQQLQGDIATFIEGGMYGPYREGDTYSIYKLSDIKDDTVYSVRASHILFRADSTDAGKAEALKKAREVLQQIKGGASFEEMARVHGTDGTAQQGGDLGWYTQGGGFVKSFENALFSFNGIGLLPNPVETEFGYHLIKVTQPKTNRKYKLATIKKVISAGDATEEEAFRKADQFAGTTENREQFRENLKKDKTLTSFTAEKLRPNDNNVNALQNAREIVRWAFSEDTKVGDVSKEVFRLDNQYVVATLTGKTEKGDATVEDFRTELTSKVRNELKAEQITKKLANVTNIDAAAKAYGDQAQVNTATDVTLSSNTLQNVGFDPVAVGKIFGLKQGQRTKPFSGENGVLVIEMTKYTAAPDIADYSQYKNQLAQTYKSRTSYYVNEAVKDFAKIEDKRYKFY from the coding sequence ATGGCATTAATTGGTAAAATTAAAGAAAAATCAGGCTGGGCTATTGGCTTAATTGCCATCAGTTTAGGCTTGTTTGTAGTGGGCGGAGACATTTTGGGTCCAAACTCAGTGATACTCGGCAATAACTCACAGGATGTAGGTGAGATAGCCGGAGAAGATATTTCTATTAAGGAATACAGCCAGGAACTGGAAGTAATGAAGTACAATTACACCAATAATACCGGCAAAAATCCAACAGAGGAAGAAATGGCTGGTCTTCGGGAACAAGCCTGGAATCAGTTGATCGAAAAAATTGCATACCAGAAACAATATGAGAAATTAGGATTGGCGGTATCTGATGATGAACTGGAAGATATGGTGCAAGGCGATAATGTACACCCGGCCGTTAAGCAGGCGTTCACTAATCCGGCAACCAATCAGTTTGATAAGAGTCTTGTGATCAATTACCTGAAAGGGATTGATACATTACCTGCTCAGCAACAAGCAGCATGGATCAATTTTGAAAACCAGTTAGGTCCGCAAAGGCTGAGAACCAAATATGAGAATCTGTTGAGTTTATCTTCTTATGTAACAAAGGAGGAAGCCAAAAGAGACTATGTATCTCAAACAGCCAAAGCAGACGTGAAATTCCTGTATGTGCCTTTCTTCAGCATTCCTGATTCTACCATTAAAGTAACAGATGCCCAGCTGGAAGATTACCTGAACCGCAACCGGGATAAGTATGAAGGAGAAGAAACCCGTACTATCGAGTATGTTACTTTTCCTGTACTGCCTTCTGCACAGGACAGTGCCTTTTTTTATGATGAGATTAAGAACTTAGCCAAAGGCCTAGCTTCTGCACAGGACGATTCTACCTTTGCCAAAACCAATACAGATGTGCCCGCTGACGGAGGGTATGTAACGCTATCTGAAATTCCACAACAACTTCAGGGAGATATTGCTACTTTCATCGAAGGAGGTATGTATGGCCCTTACCGTGAAGGCGACACCTATTCTATCTATAAATTATCTGATATTAAAGATGATACCGTATATTCTGTACGTGCCAGTCATATTTTGTTCCGTGCCGATAGTACAGATGCCGGCAAAGCAGAAGCGCTGAAAAAAGCCCGTGAAGTGCTGCAACAGATTAAAGGTGGTGCCAGCTTTGAAGAAATGGCCCGTGTACATGGTACAGATGGAACAGCACAACAAGGAGGAGATTTAGGTTGGTATACCCAGGGGGGTGGTTTTGTGAAGTCGTTCGAAAATGCACTCTTCAGCTTTAATGGAATCGGATTATTGCCTAATCCAGTTGAAACAGAATTCGGATACCATCTCATTAAAGTAACGCAGCCTAAAACCAACCGCAAATACAAACTGGCTACTATCAAGAAAGTAATTTCTGCCGGTGATGCTACCGAAGAAGAAGCTTTCCGCAAAGCCGATCAGTTTGCCGGTACTACTGAAAATAGAGAGCAATTCAGGGAGAATCTGAAAAAAGACAAAACATTAACTTCTTTTACAGCTGAAAAACTCCGTCCGAACGACAATAATGTTAATGCCCTGCAAAATGCCAGAGAAATTGTAAGATGGGCTTTCAGTGAGGATACTAAAGTTGGTGATGTTTCTAAAGAAGTATTCCGGCTCGACAATCAGTATGTAGTGGCTACTTTAACTGGTAAAACAGAAAAAGGCGATGCAACGGTTGAAGATTTCCGTACTGAACTGACCTCAAAAGTGAGAAATGAATTAAAGGCAGAACAGATCACTAAAAAGTTAGCAAACGTAACTAATATTGATGCTGCTGCTAAAGCCTATGGCGACCAGGCACAAGTAAATACAGCAACGGATGTAACCTTAAGCAGCAATACGCTTCAAAATGTGGGTTTTGATCCGGTGGCGGTAGGAAAGATTTTTGGTCTGAAACAAGGACAGCGCACAAAACCTTTCTCTGGCGAAAATGGTGTACTGGTAATTGAAATGACTAAATATACTGCGGCTCCTGACATTGCAGATTACTCTCAGTATAAAAATCAACTGGCACAAACCTATAAGTCCAGAACTTCTTATTATGTAAATGAGGCAGTGAAAGATTTCGCCAAGATTGAAGACAAACGCTATAAATTCTATTAA
- the pheS gene encoding phenylalanine--tRNA ligase subunit alpha, with amino-acid sequence MLLDKVKEIQGQVASFPITTPAELEQFRIAYVGRKGVIGDLFDALKTVPQDERKALGAELNTLKNFAQTRFNEFQALLENQHTNGSAQAPLDLTLPTIPNELGSRHPLSIVRNRIIEIFERIGFNVSEGPEIEDDWHNFTALNFPENHPARDMQDTFFIEKNPDIALRTHTSSVQVRLMETQKPPIRSLMPGRVFRNEAISARAHCIFHQVEGLYVNTDVSFADLKQTLYHFAKEMFAKDIKIRFRPSFFPFTEPSAEIDISCLICKGKGCNICKYTGWVEIGGSGMVDPNVLENCGIDSQKYTGFAFGMGIERITMLAYQIKDLRLFTENDIRFLRQFSQLS; translated from the coding sequence ATGCTACTAGATAAGGTAAAAGAAATTCAGGGGCAAGTTGCCTCATTCCCGATTACGACTCCAGCTGAACTTGAACAGTTTAGGATTGCTTATGTTGGCCGGAAAGGAGTGATTGGTGATTTATTCGACGCTTTAAAAACAGTTCCTCAGGACGAACGTAAAGCCCTTGGTGCTGAATTGAATACCCTCAAAAACTTTGCACAAACCCGGTTTAACGAATTTCAGGCCTTACTGGAAAATCAGCATACTAACGGGTCGGCACAAGCGCCACTGGATCTTACTTTACCTACTATACCGAATGAACTAGGTTCCAGGCATCCGCTGAGCATTGTGCGTAACCGCATTATTGAAATATTTGAACGGATCGGATTTAATGTATCTGAAGGGCCGGAAATTGAAGACGACTGGCATAATTTTACAGCCCTCAATTTCCCTGAAAACCACCCTGCCCGTGATATGCAGGATACTTTTTTTATTGAGAAGAATCCGGATATTGCCTTGCGTACACATACCTCTTCGGTACAGGTTCGCTTAATGGAAACCCAAAAACCTCCTATCCGTTCGCTTATGCCCGGACGGGTGTTCCGAAATGAAGCTATTTCTGCCAGGGCGCATTGTATTTTCCATCAGGTAGAAGGTTTATATGTAAATACCGATGTAAGCTTTGCCGATTTAAAGCAGACTTTGTATCATTTTGCAAAAGAAATGTTTGCAAAGGACATAAAAATTCGCTTCCGCCCTTCATTTTTCCCTTTTACCGAACCCAGTGCAGAGATTGATATTTCCTGTCTGATTTGTAAAGGAAAAGGTTGTAATATCTGTAAATATACTGGCTGGGTGGAAATTGGTGGTTCTGGTATGGTAGACCCCAATGTGCTGGAAAATTGCGGCATTGATTCGCAGAAATATACAGGCTTTGCTTTTGGAATGGGTATTGAACGGATCACGATGCTCGCCTACCAGATAAAAGACCTGCGCTTATTTACTGAAAATGATATCCGGTTTTTACGTCAGTTTAGCCAGTTAAGCTAA